From the Lysobacter sp. FW306-1B-D06B genome, one window contains:
- a CDS encoding isocitrate lyase/phosphoenolpyruvate mutase family protein has product MHAQHNAEHATRFRSLHAQGVLRLANAWDAGSARLIESLGAPAIATTSAGVAWSRGHADGDELPIELLLATVADIARVIRVPLSVDMESGYSDDPATVAANVLRVAEAGAVGINLEDGAAAPDLLCAKIARIRQTLAERGLDVYINARTDVYLRGLAPPEQRVQAVLERAGRYREAGADGLFVPGLTEAGDIADIARGAGLPLNVMLRPQLPALPELETLGVRRLSAGSHLAEAVFAQVGKLAGAFLQDGRAAPAECMDYGDINALFAAR; this is encoded by the coding sequence ATGCACGCGCAACACAACGCCGAACACGCCACCCGATTCCGAAGCCTGCATGCACAGGGCGTGCTGCGCCTGGCCAACGCCTGGGACGCCGGCAGTGCGCGCCTGATCGAAAGCCTCGGTGCACCGGCCATCGCCACGACCAGCGCCGGCGTGGCCTGGAGCCGCGGCCATGCCGATGGCGACGAGTTGCCTATCGAACTGCTGCTCGCGACGGTCGCGGACATCGCGCGCGTGATCCGCGTGCCGCTGAGCGTGGACATGGAGAGCGGCTATTCCGACGACCCGGCCACGGTGGCGGCCAACGTGTTGCGTGTGGCCGAGGCAGGCGCGGTCGGCATCAACCTGGAGGACGGCGCCGCCGCGCCGGACCTGCTGTGCGCCAAGATCGCACGCATTCGCCAGACACTCGCCGAGCGCGGCCTGGATGTCTACATCAACGCGCGCACCGACGTATACCTGCGCGGCCTTGCCCCGCCGGAGCAGCGCGTGCAGGCCGTGCTCGAACGTGCCGGGCGTTACCGCGAAGCCGGCGCCGACGGCCTGTTCGTGCCCGGCCTGACCGAAGCCGGCGACATCGCCGACATCGCCCGCGGCGCGGGGTTGCCGCTCAACGTGATGCTGCGTCCGCAACTGCCCGCGCTGCCGGAGCTGGAAACCCTCGGCGTGCGCCGGCTCAGCGCGGGCTCGCACCTGGCCGAGGCGGTGTTTGCACAGGTCGGCAAGCTGGCCGGCGCGTTTCTCCAGGACGGCCGTGCGGCGCCGGCCGAGTGCATGGACTACGGCGACATCAACGCGTTGTTCGCTGCGCGTTGA
- a CDS encoding response regulator: MEIRVFIIDDHALVRTGMRMILSAEPDIEVVGDAESGEEGLPLIRKLTPDVVLCDLHLPGLSGLEVTERILKGDYGSRVIIVSVLQDGPMPKRLLEAGAAGYVGKGGDAAELLRAIREVARGKRFLANGIAQNLALAGIDGGASPFDSLSPREMEIALMLVQGLRQDAIAKRLSLSAKTVNTHKARLFEKLDITDSIALARLASRYGIVDPTRAI; this comes from the coding sequence ATGGAGATCCGGGTGTTCATCATCGACGACCATGCGCTGGTGCGTACGGGCATGCGCATGATCTTGTCGGCCGAGCCTGACATCGAGGTCGTCGGCGACGCCGAGAGCGGCGAGGAAGGGCTGCCGCTGATCCGCAAGCTCACGCCCGATGTCGTGCTGTGCGACCTGCACCTGCCGGGGTTGAGCGGGCTGGAAGTGACCGAGCGCATCCTCAAGGGAGACTACGGCTCGCGCGTGATCATCGTGTCGGTGCTGCAGGACGGGCCGATGCCCAAGCGCCTGCTCGAAGCGGGCGCGGCGGGTTACGTGGGCAAGGGCGGCGACGCGGCCGAGCTGCTGCGTGCGATCCGCGAGGTGGCGCGCGGCAAGCGCTTCCTCGCCAACGGCATCGCGCAGAACCTGGCGCTGGCCGGCATCGACGGAGGCGCTTCGCCGTTCGACAGCCTCTCGCCGCGCGAGATGGAGATCGCCCTGATGCTGGTGCAGGGCCTGCGCCAGGATGCGATCGCCAAGCGCCTGAGCCTGAGCGCCAAGACCGTCAACACGCACAAGGCGCGGTTGTTCGAGAAGCTGGACATCACCGACAGCATCGCACTGGCACGGCTGGCGAGCCGGTACGGGATCGTGGATCCGACGCGGGCCATCTGA
- a CDS encoding M28 family peptidase produces the protein MHRPFVATLLIFFLSACATQEVATRAAAEAAAAQPAQQPAKPAAAHWLSDVEAITNAGDNAARRGAIAARLDTLGLAWRKAPFEANGKTGENLIAQVGGPADAPLLLIGAHSDRVAVGHGATDNASGSASVLALAERFQRKPLRNHRVAIAFWDLEEEGLLGSKAFVADGTTKPALYVNFDVFGWGDTLWMMAPAQGQQALVDSSRAATQTLQLGFSPGEKYPPTDHLPFLRAGWPAVSYSLVGSEEITQVLDAYAGKKSHTPAKVMRVIHTDQDVLGQVDAEAASRGVDAVEQALRLWDAQGVTAAPAATSENGG, from the coding sequence ATGCACCGACCGTTTGTTGCGACGCTCCTGATCTTTTTTCTCAGCGCCTGCGCCACGCAGGAGGTCGCCACGCGCGCGGCCGCCGAGGCCGCGGCAGCTCAGCCCGCCCAGCAGCCTGCCAAGCCGGCCGCGGCACATTGGCTGTCCGACGTGGAGGCCATCACCAATGCGGGCGACAACGCCGCCCGGCGCGGGGCCATCGCCGCGCGGCTGGACACGTTGGGCCTGGCCTGGCGCAAGGCGCCCTTCGAGGCGAACGGCAAGACCGGCGAGAACCTGATCGCCCAGGTCGGCGGTCCCGCCGATGCGCCGCTGCTGCTGATCGGCGCGCATTCCGACCGCGTCGCGGTCGGCCACGGCGCCACCGACAACGCCTCCGGCAGCGCCTCCGTGCTCGCATTGGCCGAGCGCTTCCAGCGCAAGCCGCTGCGCAACCATCGCGTGGCGATCGCGTTCTGGGACCTGGAGGAAGAAGGCCTGCTCGGCTCCAAGGCCTTCGTCGCCGACGGCACCACGAAGCCCGCGCTGTACGTCAATTTCGACGTGTTCGGCTGGGGCGACACGCTGTGGATGATGGCGCCGGCGCAGGGCCAGCAAGCCCTGGTGGACAGCAGCCGCGCGGCCACGCAGACGCTTCAGCTGGGTTTCTCCCCGGGTGAGAAATACCCGCCGACCGATCACCTGCCCTTCCTGCGCGCCGGCTGGCCGGCGGTGTCGTATTCGCTGGTGGGCAGCGAGGAGATCACGCAGGTCCTGGACGCCTATGCCGGCAAGAAGTCGCACACGCCGGCCAAGGTGATGCGTGTGATCCACACCGATCAGGACGTGCTCGGCCAGGTCGATGCCGAAGCGGCGTCGCGCGGCGTGGACGCGGTGGAACAGGCGCTGCGCCTGTGGGACGCGCAAGGTGTCACAGCCGCGCCCGCGGCCACGTCCGAAAATGGCGGGTAA
- a CDS encoding Rne/Rng family ribonuclease translates to MKRMLINATQAEELRVAIVDGQTLYDIDIEQPAKEQKKSNIYKGRITRLEPSLEAAFVEYGAERHGFLPLKEISRDYFQAGVDHNKAGLRELLREGQEIVVQVDKEERGNKGAALTTFISLAGRYMVLMPNSPTAGGVSRRIEGEDRAELKRAMDALNIPDDMGVIIRTAGVGRDAEELQWDLDYLLQVWKSVAEAALGKPGTFLIYQESRLIIRALRDYMRPDIGEILVDTPEMYAEARDFVEQVMPHNLRKLKHYTDDTPLFNRFQIESQIENAYEREVRLPSGGALVIDQTEALTAIDVNSARATKGGDIEETAFNTNLEAADEVARQMRLRDLGGLVVIDFIDMSSNKHQREVENRLAHALKQDRARVQIGRISRFGLLELSRQRLRPSLGESSQLVCPRCEGHGRMRSVESLSLSILRLAEEHAMKENTGQVLVQAPTEIANYLLNEKRRALSEIEKRHDAPIVIVADEQLHTPHYEVTRIRENELGEETSKPSYHRGTPRKLPTHSLTKAHLNIPAAPAVTNVKPAQPAPLREPREQPAAPAPAPAPAPVTAPTHSIGMVERILRFFRGSAPAAAEPAPASRPQDNRGGRNERNDRNAQRREGRNGKQGRDGRRDDQQPRRDEQRREKQPQQAQQQKQPSQQQQPQQKQPKQQPQQQQPKQPKPQQQAEERAQAQAAEPRPPRNEPKPAPAREAKPEVVKPETPAAATADAALVAPAVAAAVVVTDAVETTQAVAQIGESVVTTEGQAAQGEGTGEGGSRRRRGRRGGRRRRRGGAGEAAAAGDESQLHDDHEDGFDDEDEAHEASAAATAPAASRSQPEFEFDDEPSAPATVSRQTPAPAAPVAATPAHAAVATVAAAGSIVAPTPDAEPKREDIAPVAASPAPEAPMDAPAAPAVVVEPPVVVAEPVPAPEVVETPEVIDPTPVATSAEEPRAVTKDEVAVTDSRPSAVTPAASNGDFPRTAGLFDSLPHEDRTPATEPAPLSAPAEASVSGEALADEATAAETEVNAESPAEAAAEHVHASTQGEGERKQESGHA, encoded by the coding sequence GAACCTTCTCTCGAAGCGGCCTTCGTCGAGTACGGCGCCGAGCGCCACGGTTTCCTGCCGCTGAAGGAAATCTCCCGCGATTACTTCCAGGCCGGCGTCGACCACAACAAGGCCGGCCTGCGTGAACTGCTGCGCGAAGGCCAGGAAATCGTTGTCCAGGTGGACAAGGAAGAACGCGGCAACAAGGGCGCGGCGCTGACGACGTTCATCTCGCTCGCCGGCCGCTACATGGTGCTGATGCCCAACTCGCCAACGGCCGGTGGCGTCTCGCGCCGCATCGAGGGCGAGGACCGCGCCGAGCTCAAGCGCGCCATGGACGCGCTGAACATCCCCGACGACATGGGCGTCATCATCCGCACGGCCGGCGTCGGCCGCGACGCGGAAGAGCTGCAGTGGGACCTGGATTACCTCCTGCAGGTCTGGAAGTCCGTTGCCGAGGCCGCGCTGGGCAAGCCGGGCACGTTCCTGATCTACCAGGAATCGCGCCTGATCATCCGCGCCCTGCGCGACTACATGCGTCCGGACATCGGCGAGATCCTCGTCGACACGCCCGAGATGTACGCCGAAGCGCGCGACTTCGTCGAGCAGGTGATGCCGCACAACCTGCGCAAGCTCAAGCACTACACCGACGACACGCCGCTGTTCAACCGCTTCCAGATCGAATCGCAGATCGAGAACGCCTACGAGCGTGAAGTCCGCCTGCCCTCCGGCGGCGCGCTGGTCATCGACCAGACCGAAGCGCTGACCGCGATCGACGTGAACTCCGCGCGCGCCACCAAGGGCGGCGACATCGAGGAAACGGCGTTCAACACCAACCTGGAAGCGGCCGACGAAGTCGCGCGCCAGATGCGCCTGCGCGACCTCGGCGGCCTGGTGGTGATCGACTTCATCGACATGTCGTCGAACAAGCACCAGCGCGAAGTCGAGAACCGCCTGGCGCACGCGCTCAAGCAGGACCGCGCCCGCGTCCAGATCGGCCGCATCTCGCGCTTTGGTCTGCTCGAACTGAGCCGCCAGCGCCTGCGTCCGAGCCTGGGCGAATCCAGCCAGCTGGTCTGCCCGCGTTGCGAAGGCCACGGCCGCATGCGCAGCGTCGAGTCGCTGTCACTGTCGATCCTGCGCCTGGCCGAAGAACACGCCATGAAGGAAAACACCGGCCAGGTGCTGGTGCAGGCGCCGACCGAGATCGCCAACTACCTTCTGAACGAGAAGCGCCGCGCGCTGAGCGAGATCGAGAAGCGCCACGACGCGCCCATCGTCATCGTCGCCGACGAGCAGCTGCACACCCCGCACTACGAGGTCACGCGCATCCGCGAGAACGAACTGGGCGAGGAAACGAGCAAGCCCAGCTACCACCGCGGCACTCCGCGCAAGCTGCCGACGCATTCGCTGACCAAGGCCCACCTGAACATCCCGGCCGCGCCGGCGGTGACCAACGTCAAGCCGGCCCAGCCGGCTCCGCTGCGCGAGCCGCGCGAGCAGCCCGCCGCGCCGGCGCCCGCGCCCGCTCCGGCTCCGGTGACCGCGCCGACGCATTCGATCGGCATGGTCGAACGCATCCTGCGCTTCTTCCGCGGCAGCGCACCGGCCGCGGCCGAACCCGCGCCGGCCTCGCGCCCGCAGGACAACCGCGGCGGTCGCAACGAGCGCAATGACCGCAACGCGCAGCGCCGCGAGGGTCGCAATGGCAAGCAGGGTCGCGACGGCCGTCGTGACGATCAGCAGCCGCGCCGCGACGAGCAGCGCCGCGAAAAGCAGCCGCAACAGGCCCAGCAGCAGAAGCAGCCGTCGCAGCAGCAGCAACCGCAGCAGAAGCAGCCCAAGCAGCAACCGCAACAGCAGCAGCCCAAGCAGCCCAAGCCGCAGCAACAGGCCGAAGAGCGTGCACAGGCCCAGGCGGCCGAGCCGCGCCCGCCGCGCAACGAGCCCAAGCCCGCACCGGCGCGTGAGGCGAAGCCCGAAGTGGTGAAGCCGGAAACGCCGGCCGCCGCCACGGCCGATGCCGCACTGGTCGCACCGGCGGTCGCCGCTGCCGTGGTCGTGACCGACGCGGTCGAAACGACGCAGGCCGTCGCGCAGATCGGCGAATCCGTCGTCACCACCGAAGGCCAGGCCGCACAGGGCGAAGGCACGGGCGAAGGCGGCAGCCGCCGCCGTCGCGGCCGTCGTGGTGGCCGCCGTCGCCGCCGTGGCGGTGCTGGCGAAGCCGCCGCCGCGGGCGACGAGTCGCAGCTGCATGACGATCACGAGGACGGTTTCGACGACGAGGACGAGGCGCACGAGGCGTCGGCCGCCGCGACCGCTCCGGCCGCGTCGCGTTCGCAGCCCGAGTTCGAGTTCGACGACGAGCCGTCCGCTCCGGCGACGGTGAGCCGCCAGACGCCGGCTCCTGCCGCCCCGGTCGCCGCGACTCCGGCACATGCCGCCGTCGCGACCGTGGCCGCCGCTGGGTCGATCGTGGCTCCGACGCCGGATGCCGAACCGAAGCGCGAGGACATCGCGCCCGTCGCCGCCAGCCCGGCGCCCGAAGCTCCGATGGACGCGCCGGCCGCTCCGGCGGTGGTCGTCGAGCCGCCGGTCGTCGTGGCGGAACCCGTGCCGGCGCCGGAAGTGGTCGAGACGCCGGAGGTAATCGACCCGACGCCCGTCGCCACGTCGGCCGAAGAGCCGCGCGCCGTGACGAAGGATGAGGTCGCGGTGACCGATTCGCGCCCGTCGGCCGTGACGCCCGCTGCATCGAACGGCGACTTCCCGCGCACCGCGGGCCTGTTCGATTCGCTGCCGCACGAAGACCGCACGCCGGCGACCGAACCTGCTCCGTTGTCCGCACCGGCCGAAGCTTCGGTCAGCGGCGAAGCACTGGCCGACGAAGCCACGGCCGCAGAGACGGAAGTCAACGCCGAATCGCCCGCCGAAGCCGCTGCCGAGCATGTGCATGCCTCCACGCAGGGCGAAGGCGAGCGCAAGCAGGAATCCGGTCACGCCTGA